The sequence CCTCTTCCTGCACAAGAGCCTGAGCGCCTCCACCGCCAAGCGCTTGGAAGCGGCTTTCCGCTCCACGCCCCCGGGCATGGACCTGTCCCTGGCGCCGCCGCCTCGGGAACGCCCGGCGTCCTCCTCCTCGTCGCCCCTGGGCTGCTTCGAGCCGGCTGACCCCGAGGGGGCAGGGCTGCTGTTGCCGCCgcctggaggaggaggcggcggcggcggcgcgggaagtggcggcggcggcggcggggtgGGTGTCCCCGGGCTGCTAGTAGGTTCAGTCGGCGTTGGGGGCGACCCTAGCCTAAGCAGCCTGCCGGCCGGGGCCGCCCTTTGCCTCAAGTACGGCGAAAGCGCGAGCCGGGGCTCGGTGGCCGAGAGCAGCGGCGGCGAGCAGAGCCCCGACGACGACAGCGACGGTCGCTGCGAGCTCGTGCTGCGGGCCGGAGTAGCCGACCCGCGGGCCTCCCCGGGAGCGGGAGGTGGTGGCGCGAAGGCAGCCGAGGGCTGCTCCAATGCCCACCTCCACGGCGGCGCCAGCGTCCCCCCGGGGGGcctgggcggcggcggcggcgggggtaGCAGCAGCGGTAGCAGTGGCGGCGGTGGCGGtagcggcagcggcagcggcggcagcagcagcagcagcaagaaatCCAAAGAGCAAAAGGCGCTGCGGCTTAACATCAATGCCCGAGAGCGCCGGCGGATGCACGACCTGAACGACGCGCTGGACGAGCTGCGCGCGGTGATCCCCTACGCGCACAGCCCCTCGGTGCGAAAGCTCTCCAAGATCGCCACGCTGCTGCTCGCCAAGAACTACATCCTCATGCAGGCGCAGGCCCTGGAGGAGATGCGGCGCCTAGTCGCCTACCTCAACCAGGGCCAGGCCATCTCGGCTGCCTCCCTGCCCAGCTCGGCGGCTGCAGCGGCAGCAGCTGCTGCCCTGCACCCGGCGCTCGGCGCCTACGAGCAGGCAGCCGGCTACCCGTTCAGCGCCGGACTGCCCCCGGCTGCCTCCTGCCCGGAGAAGTGCGCCCTGTTTAACAGCgtctcctccagcctctgcaaACAGTGCACGGAGAAGCCTTAAACACACCCCCGAAAAACACAAGACCGACCCAAAATCTAGAGGAAAGCGAAAagctgctccccaccccctttATTTTGGTCCTCTCGTAGTTGTGAAACACTTGCAGAGCAAACAAAGCAGAGGCAAGAACTGAGGAGAAGTATCAGAGACAAACGGGACTTTTAGCCTTGACATCCCCAGAATCTCGGtctttggggtggggagggagggaggagggaggtggagtTGGGATGGAGtatggatgtctttttttttctcagaaaagtgGCAACTTTGGTGGCAGCCTAGACCGCGAGGAAGTGGAATCTTCCTTAAAGGTGAAAAATAAGTTGAGAAGTAGTGCTTGGTTATTAAGCCTGGAGAGTGTTTGAATGGCAAAATACTAATCCTACTAATAATTGTGGATTTGGCTAGTGctgagggggagaggaggagttAGGGGTTGGGTAGCATGAGAGAtggaatattcattcattcagacaAATCAGAAAGGgcacttgaaaataaattttgattctGAGCCAGGAGAAAAACTTGAAATGTTGACTTAAGTGAGGGGGAAATaaaacccagagagagagagagagagcgagagagagagacatgttACTATGAAAgacttgtattttttattgtctctGAACTTTAATCCTGTGAAAATGCTCAAAGTTTTGGCGAGAGTGATATAAAAAAACTGACTGTGGCTGAAagaattgcatttaaaaatatttatgtgcaCCTTGTTACTTTCTACTCTGCAATGATGTATTAACAATTCATGgtatttatttgttattcttCAATGACCCTTCCACATCAACAGTATTTATCATGTGTTAAAGTCATGGGTCTTATGTGCAGATTTTTTTAATGCCTCTAAAATTGTTTTATAGATTACTTATACTGTGTGCCAAGTGTTTAAAGGTTTATTTGCCAACAAGTATGAAGAGAAATATTGATGTATCTGAGCTGCTTAGGTTTATGAAAGGTCACCTGGATATTTTCAGTTGCATCATCCCTGTATTTAAATTGAGCTTTAATAAATTGCTTCAGTCCAAAAATTACAGGAAAGGTGTATTCTTAATTGATGAATGAATTGATCTCTTTTTTGAAAGGGGACTCCTTTACATTCCAAAAGGGAAAAACATCACAGCAATAGTTGCTATACGTAAGAACATGCTAAGCAAATATTTTTCCAGGCTGTgctgtgcatttttaaaaggtctaatttaattgcttttaatatatatgtacatatatgttattttaacTGTGGAGAATTATTTAAGTTAAACGACTGGTTTGATTTGCCTATGGTGTGAAatcctttgttatttttctaaaaaaataaaatttaaaaagaaagaaaactaaggaaGAACAAGAAGCTATTTACCCAAAGTGAGCTTTCAGTTTTAGTTTTGCATGGCTGTTTGACTGCCTTTCCGCCCTATGAAAATcaagaaaatcttttttaaaaatggagtccTGCTATTTTCCACTCCTTGCAGATAATACAAATTCAGTTTGTCAGGTTGGATGGTGAGTTGGGAGCTGTGATGGATCTGTTGGCGGGTTTTGGATGTGTAAAGaatgatatatatattaaataggtCAATCAGACTATGACAGCTATGTACGACCATTTGTATGTGTATCTATGTCAGAAAgaatctttattaaaatattttgatcaaaCATTTTATTATGCTGTGCTTTGTGGAAGAAGCAATCACCTCTCTTCTGTGTTACTCTTTGCTTGAAAggtaacaaaaaagaaaggagttTCAGAGAAGGTGGAACTAAAGTTTTTGCAGGGATGCACAATTAGAAGTAGCCCTAATTTACTTGTTTACTTGTTACAAGGAGGAGAGATGAATGGGGTCAGTGGTGAAACCCAGAAGAGATTCCAAGTTTCTGGCTACTGGCATGAACTTTGAAGGCCACATTCTCCCTGGAAATCTTTTTCCACTTGTATGGCATTGTTAACCATGCCAGGGCCCGTCAAAGAGAGTAAAGTTTCTTAAGAGTTTGTCATCAAAATTTCTACCTCCAAATGCGTGAAgggcaaggaaaaaaaatggactcGGATTCTCTGAGCGCTGATTTCACTGtggctttctacttttttgtgaTAAAAAGGATTAACTTGAATCATATAAGCATACACAATGCCCATAGAGATGATCAGAACTTTACTAGTGTTGCTTGATGATGAGATTTTTAGGTTCCATGTTTGGATTGATTTAGGCTTTGATTCTGTTAAAGAATGACTGTCGAGACTTGTATTTTGACCTTTATATTGCCCTCAAATATAGAAGGTGTGATTTTTTACTGTGGCACAGGTTGCAGAgatagtagtggtggtggtgcaGAAGTTAGATGTTTCCTCTGTACCCAGTAtgctaaatgcatttttttctatacaGCCTCTGCTCATAAAGATATCCCTAAATGCCATCAAACTTAGTGGGGGGTGAGGAAGGATATTTTCTGCTCCACTTGCCATCAAAAAAGATTAATCAGAACTTGTAACTTTTCAGAAAACATAACAGCAAAGGGCCTTGAAGCTGGAGCCCTCCCAGACTGGGAGTGAGggcagaaggagggaggagaccAGGGCAGCCCCCAGGCAGGAGCCGACCCGTCTCTCAGCATTTACCAGACAAAGCCTGGGTGCGTCTAATTATGATTATTAAAACAATTTCCATGACGATGTCTAATATTATGTTAATTTGAAAACAACTGTGTATGAAAACTGTCGACTATAATACCTAAATTCATTTAATGAAACACATCGTTAAGGCAATTAAACCTCCTGGATGTGATTAAGAAACATAATTACGACACTGTTCTGCGCTATAATTGGGTGTCTTTAATCAAGGGGTAAAGTGATCAGCAACACAGCCATTAGTTTGTATTGTTCTGGCCCTGCTGTCCATCATTCTGATTAGGAATTAACCACAGCCACCAccagtcagattttttttttccttttgcatattAACATTGTAGGGGACACATTTGCTGCAAGATTTAATGCTTAATATTTCTCATTATTAGAAGGCCTTCTTGAAATACTTCCTTTGCAACCTTTGTACTGTTcaactattattaaaaattgtaCAGAAGAACACATCTTGAactttagggaaaaaataaagaaatgagaatCCTCCTCTCTTTAACCACTCAGCTTTCAATCTTAGTTCTGAAGGAGACTTGGATGGGGGTGGGGATAGGAAGATATTGAGAATAAGTTCAAATGTCACATGAATAGGCATAATTATTTAATGTATTAGGCTTattaacatttgttttcattttgataattttagacAAATCAACCCTCTTTCCAAACCTAGGAATTGGCCAGCCTGTGGTTTTAGCAATTAAAATGGGACATCTGAAAGAAACAGGAGAGGAGTTTTCTGTGGTTTACTTAGGTGATCCTCCCTGCCCTAACTCCAACCTTTCTAAAGGGTTTTCAGCAGCAGCTCTAAGAAAAGGAAGCCAGTGATTGGAGGGACAACACTTTCCACTCCTGATAAAGCCCTAGAGCTACTTTCTTTCTGGGGTCTGAGCCCTGAGTTTTGGCCTAGTCTGAAGAGTTAGCCCACACACCATTGACCCCAGCTGTCTGTCCAGCATGGAGCGCACAGGTCGGAAATGGGGGACTGAGCACCAGGGGAATCAGTGTGGTCTTGCAAAAGTCTCCTTGGGTTAGAGCAGACAGCCTGGTTCCTAAGACTGCAGCATGTGCCAGAGTGCAAGGGTATCTTGGCCACCCCTGAGCTTGCTCTGGCATCCACCACGCCTTGGGGTGCTTCTCTCAGGCACACCCATCCCGCCAGTCCGATCTCTCTGCTGGTGTTCCTTACAGAGCTGAGAGTGGACAGATGAGGCCAAGCAAAAACTGAGTCCCACTGGCTTTTTATTCTCACTTAGGGTCCCGTCGCCAGCTTGACAATGGGGACCAACAGAAGGGTTAGCTTTGCGTGTACGACTGCAGGACCAGCAAATGATCATCTTCGATAGAGCTCTCTAGTTACCCCTGCTTCTCCCTCCCTatggtatgtgtttgtgtgtgtgtgtgtgtgtgtgtgtgtgtgtgtgtgtgcttgtgtgcgcgcgcgcgcgcgcgcacccGCACGCGGTCTGCAATGCCCTCACCAGTCCCCGCAGCTGGGCAACCCCTCCAAGACCGTGTGTTACGCTTAAATTCCTCTCCCTCCTATCGTACCCACCATTCATCCTTACAGCAGGGAGGCCGAGACTCACAGAATTCCCTTCTCCACCAACTCGCACTCTTGGTCTAGCACGCGGAAACCGAACCTTTCTACGCGGCCCGACCTTGCGATTGCTCCAGCATGAGTGGCATTGACTTTTCCAATGTAATGACTTATGAAAGATATAATCATGTGTTAAATTGAATCCTCCGTTTAACTGTTAATGGTGTGCTCTGGGCACATTTACGTATTAGATGCTATGGTAACTAATTACCACTAGAAAAAAGGATAATACACTTCCCAgactttgaaaaataatcatGAGTTCACTTCCCGGCTCGCAGCACATCGTGGCGGCCTTGCCGGGAGGAGCGATGAAACGAGTGGAAACCCGAAAGTGTGCTCATGGAATGCAGGAGGTAATGAATCCTGGTCAGGTGAGACTACTTAGTCAAACCTTTAATGAAAACGTGATTCAGAtggaaaggaggagggggagggaacaACTACACAAAGGTgcctttaaacaaaattaaattgcaAAACCTGACTATCAGAAACATGAATAGGTTTTCTTTCAGTTAAAATGCAGGTAAGACTAAATTATCCACGTGCCAAGCAACTTTacatcaattaacatttttttgttgtgtggGCAAAGTAAATGAGCCCGGCTCCTGCGCTCTCTGTATTGGCATATACAACTTGAAAGTCTCTGGATTTGCCAAGCCAATGAGCTGCAGGTTTATTTAAATTCGGCCTTTTAAATCAAACTTTAGACACAGTagatggaaggagggaaagagaaggaaaaacaaggaGTCAGTAACTTCAGTTTAACAGTAAAAACAACTCTTACGGTGAGAGTCTTTTTTGCCCGGCAAATCTCTGGCTCTTCTGATCGACTGGTGTTTAGAACCAAGGTTCCAGTAAACAGGGCTGGGTAGGATAACGAGGAGAGTGTTTGTGCTGGGACCTGGCAGGACTGGAGGAGGAAAGGAGCCGCCTTCCAGCAGGTCCAGCAGCCCTAGGTTGCAAACACACCAAATGACGTCCACGCAGCACTCGCGCCCACCGCGCTGTTTTTGCTTGCGCAGTGCTCCCGAAGGGATTCGGGATCCGCATCCGAAGAGCACCCCTTCTCTCAGGACTTCCCCTGGGACCGACGTTTCCAGTCACCCCTGCGGGCGCAATTGTCCTTCAACCGCCAAGCTCCTTGGGACAAAAAGAGAACTTCAGGGGCTCTGCCTCAAACTGTCCTTCGAGGGTGGCTCGAGGATCGGGTTGTCCCCTGTATGGCAGCAGGCATGTGGGTTCACACGCAGCTGCCAGGCTTGTAAGAGGCACCCCGCAGCCGCACCAAACCCGAAGCATCCGCGAAAGCGCCCCGGTTTTAAACCCCAAAGAGCTGCTCGCTTCCTCACGCAGCAGGGAAACTCTGCTCGCTTTCCCTGAGGTTAGATTTGTGTTAAATTCTActaatttttctaaattactcGTCTTAACAAATCCAGGAGACTGTTTCTTAACTATTGCAAAATTATCAAGTATACTagaatgtgtgtgtgaattttccttctttctcttctccacttTTCTCTAATTTAGGCAGTACAGAAGTACAGATTTGAGAGCTCTGAAAGAGAAATGAATGGGTTGGGAAGGTTAGACTGCAGAGGAAAAGAGGATTTGGCAGTTATCAATCCTCACCATCCCCAACCCCACTACATATATGATGGACAAGGCTCACAAGTCACCACCATGCTTGGATGGGGAGTTGGCTTTAATTATGCACAATGTGTTATTCTCCTTCTCAGCTTGGGAAAGAGTTAATTCTTTCCCAAAGACCATAGTTGCCCTTGTCTCCTCAACCTGATTCAGAGATGCAATAAAATATGAAGCAAATTTATGGTCTGTTTCAAGCATTTTattgctgtatttttaaattcatatatgCACATAATAGAACTATGATCTGTGAATAATTTGAAATGCTATAGAAGAATGATACATTTTAGATAAAACATAACCATATCTTTATATAAATTGTctgagattaaaataaaaaagaaaaatagatttctaATGTGGACCAAACCGAAAAACTAATGACAGCCATAAACTGCTAACCACCCATAAATTAACATCTTCATCAAATGCTAAAATGGTATCACTGGTTATATAAAGCAATTACTATTTCTCCTTATAAGTTTTAGAATAAAGTTCAGAGATATTTAAAGGATCCGTTATTTACATATGTTTCTCAATCttaaagatttcatttttttattaggAGGATGGTTGCATCTCAAATCTCCTGTTAACAGAGGTGTTTAGAGatgagaatttaaatttaaacataaaaatgtttcatgGCCTAAcctcattttatacatttatccTGCTCTGGCAATTACTGAAGAACTTGGTGTAAGGATTTCTCTGTTACATATCCTTACCCACTTTTTGAAAAGAGATAAACAATCTCTGATTATGAGAGAGACTCAGTTTTTGTACCTAACTAGTCAAAATAATAAATCATGCATTGTCCAATCAAGTAAGTACAGCTACCTTTGCCATGTGCAGTCCATTTCTGCAGTAGTACTATGGTCAAAATTCAGATGCCAGGCTGACTGAGTCGCTGCTCTCCATCTAAGATTTTGATGAAAGGAAATGATTTTCCTAAGCAGGCCTCCACAGAAATGTGAAGAgttgggaaagaagaaaggatatcTATCTATTAAATGCCTGATGTATCGGGAAGCAGGGTCAGTTAATACCTGCGTCTAAATAACTTACTTTAATTTCCTTTGGAGAAGCATCAGGCATACATCTCTTTAAAGTGTAGATTTCTTAAGAGAGTGAACTTAAGTAAAATCTGTAATTATTCAACAAAGTAAGCTCCTTTAAAAGTTTACAAAATTATGGTTTATGAAAGCAAAACAATTATTTGGCCTATGGAAGATGTGGGTAGCTCACACACTCAAACTATCCCTGCTCCTCTGTTGGATTTACAGCATGTTGTCCCGTGGAGTAGTTGATGTGGACGATTATCCTCAAAGATCAAGAATTAACTAAGATCTTGAACTGGTTAAGTTCTAGGACCACTCCTTAATTTAATTTTCTGCAAGCATTGTTTAGTCCAAGTACCtcctccttaaaaaataaaaactgtttgtAACTTTTCTTTAAGTCTAaatttagttcaaaataaaaagttttttttaaatgtgtaattgCTCAGTATGAAGGAAGTACTACCACATGTATAGTTTTTACTTATAAAACATTCAATGATTACAAATACTTTTAACGGTATTCCATTTGACgtagaaaacaaatacatttataaaactttaaataaactcATTAGTCCTTAGAATTATGGAATTGAAGTAATTTCATTCAAaccttaattttaatataaaaaacaaaagcatttattaaaaagtttggTATCTATCAGGCAATAATGACACACATTTTTTGGTAACTACGATGGCTAGTTCTtagaaataaaagttatgtgtAGTAAATATTCTCTTGCACACAAATAAGAATCTCCAACTAATATGTTTcatatttagaaatgtttaaatttgaCTCAATGATGAATCATTAGATAGTAATACCTTTACCTGTTATTTCCATTCCTCTAGTTTCTCCTGTGAGCACAGTTTGCTGTAAGGGAAGTAAAATACTTCATGATTATATCTCTGAACATTTACTTTTTGTGTAGTCTGTGATACATCATGTCTCTCCTTATAAAAGTAATCAACAGTAAATAATTAACAATAAACAATTAACAGTAAACAGTATCaagcacttttcaaaaaaaaaaaaaaaaacagcacagcCATTGGGcatttttttatcctgaaaagaaaatacacattatTATTCACATGATCATTGCTAATTCTGGAAGGTTCTGCAAATCTAGAATACAGTTGAAAACAAAAGATAATTATTTCACAGTTTACCTATTTAGTGACATAATTTATCCCAGTTGGTAAATAAACAATACTGAGCTGACTAGTTCAAATGAACAGAACACCTTCTAGCCAACTTCTCACGGAGTCTCAGGCCAGTCCCTGTAAAATGTTAGTGACTCACACCAGTGTCTCTGAGAAAAGCCCAGTGTCCCAGGAAAATACTGTACGTAGGGTTACTAAAAACCcacatttcatttttatcacCACCATTCTGTAGTATATGctttatttacaatttattttagttttatgaaCAAATAGAATACTGTCCAAATATTACCCAGCTTTATTCATTATCTGTGGTAAAGAGAAGAGATCTGCTGAAGACAAAGATTACATCTGCTGAAAACTCTCTCCCATTTATTGTGCTTATACTTCTGTCCACACTAATAGTGATTATTAAGAATTGTAACCTAGCAAGGTCAGCCTGCctagaataaacattttaaaacttagtgattttttttgagtttgttattttacaaataaataataagttaaaatatattgaaacatACTCTGAAATAGTTAATATACTTTCAGGAGAGCATCAGATGATAAGAATATATGTGTACGGGGGCAAGAAATGGAGATGAGGAGATATTCAGAGAgcaaaactattttccaaataattttcttttgtaatcaAATCTTCTGTTATCCAACATATTCCTAGTAGGACAATAAAGAGACATAATCAGTCATCTGTgctttaaaagttaatttattaaatttttgttgtACATAAAAGAACATTAAGTATTAGACTTGCAAAGCACTTGCATTTCTTATCTGACATCTTTTAAGACAATTTGATTCATTGTAAATCCACatatatgtcattttaaaatcaaagataatattaaacaaataatttcagaa comes from Pan troglodytes isolate AG18354 chromosome 7, NHGRI_mPanTro3-v2.0_pri, whole genome shotgun sequence and encodes:
- the BHLHE22 gene encoding class E basic helix-loop-helix protein 22; this encodes MERGMHLGAAAAGEDDLFLHKSLSASTAKRLEAAFRSTPPGMDLSLAPPPRERPASSSSSPLGCFEPADPEGAGLLLPPPGGGGGGGGAGSGGGGGGVGVPGLLVGSVGVGGDPSLSSLPAGAALCLKYGESASRGSVAESSGGEQSPDDDSDGRCELVLRAGVADPRASPGAGGGGAKAAEGCSNAHLHGGASVPPGGLGGGGGGGSSSGSSGGGGGSGSGSGGSSSSSKKSKEQKALRLNINARERRRMHDLNDALDELRAVIPYAHSPSVRKLSKIATLLLAKNYILMQAQALEEMRRLVAYLNQGQAISAASLPSSAAAAAAAAALHPALGAYEQAAGYPFSAGLPPAASCPEKCALFNSVSSSLCKQCTEKP